GCCACGGAAACCGTAACGCTCCGCATAGCGCCGGTTCTTGTGTAAGGGGTTGGCGGTCATGTCGTACGGGGTGAAGGCGTTGAAAAGCCCCTCCGTGAGTGTCTTGCCGACTTTGTGACGAAACACCTGGCCGGCCCGAAAGTCCTCGAGGAAGTTCCCTTTGTGCTTCTTGATGACTGCCATGGCTGTCTCCCGGCGTTCGCGTTCGGTTACAAGAACGCACGATGATGGCAAGAGCCAAATGGTGTGTCAACGCCCGTCGAATCTGAGCCGTCGCAGTTCAACAGTGTCAGTGGCGGCGGCTGCAGCGGAGGAGCCGACCGGCTCCTCCGGCCTCTGAACACTGGGGAAACTACTTGGGTTATGAGGCTTGGCCTGCTACTGTCGCCTGCGTGCGTGTGGCACTGAGGTTATTCATCTGGGCACTGGTGATGTCTTGGTTCGTAGGCGGCGTGCCTGTGGCCGTTGCCGGACCAGCGAAGCCAGGAGCAGTCGAATTAGAGGACGAAAAGGAAGTCGAGAGCAGCGGCGCGGCGTTGCGCCGTATCCCCTGCGAGCAAGTGATTGCGCACATCGATCACGATCCCAAACCTAATCAGGTGACAGACGCAGTACACATAGCCAGGCAGATGCACACCAGTGTCCTATGGGTGGATCGCTGTATGGAGGCTTACGGCCGGCGCATGAAGCAGGAGGTCCATAACAGCGCCGAAGCCAGGGAACACCGCCTGGAGAGTTTGGAAGAGGATGAGCCGGAAGAAGTAGGTTCCGAGGAGTTGGGAGAAATGGATACTCAGGACCGAAGGGAGCTTCGGCGACTCCGTCCGCATCCGGACAAAGAAAGTGGGCTTGGAACGAAAACCCGGCCAACCCCGAGAGCTAACGAAGACGACTAGTGACACCCAACAGTCACACCTTGACGGTGAAGTAGGATGGCTGTACTCGTTCTCGTTCGTCATGGTGAATCGCAGTGGAACCTGGAGAACCGCTTCACCGGCTGGGTCGATGTGCCGCTGACCGAAAAGGGGCGGGAAGAAGCACGCCGTGCCGGAGAGAAGATCCGGCAGCTCCGCTTTGAACAGGCGTATACGTCGGTGTTGCAGCGGGCCACGGAAACGCTTGACATCGTGCTGAAGGTGATCGGCCAGGAAGGCATTCCGGTGGCCTACGACCAGGCCCTCAACGAGCGCCACTATGGCGATCTGCAAGGCCTGAACAAGGCGGAAACGGCAGCTAAATTCGGCAAAGAGCAGGTGCACATCTGGCGCCGAAGCTACGACGTGTCACCCCCCGGTGGTGAGAGTCTCAAAGGCACGGCCGCACGCACGCTGCCATATTTCCAGACGCATATCCTGCCGGACCTACGGGCTGGCAAGAATGTTCTGGTTTCTGCCCATGGCAACAGCCTGCGCTCCATTGTCATGGAACTCGATCACCTCACCAAGGAACAAGTGATGGAATTGAATATCGCCACCGGCGTTCCCATCGTCTACGAGTTCGGCTCGGACTTGAGCATTCTCTCGAAACGCATCCTGGACGACTGCTGAGTCTGGCAGGTTCATGCTGGCCTCTCCTTCTCAGGACGCAGCTCTCAGGGCTCAGGACTGACTGGCCCGCTGCGGCACTAGAAGAACAAAGACCATGGCTCCCAGCCCGGCGAGGGCGGCACCCACGGTGAAGGCCAACGCAGGGCCTCCCCAACCCCATAAGAGGCCAAACATCACGCTGGCTGGTAGCGCCGCGATGCCGATGATCAGGTGGTAGTATCCGAACGCCGCTCCCCGCTGCGTTGGCGCCAGGTCAGCGACGAGGGCTCTCTCGGTGCCCTCGGTCAATCCGAAAAAGAGCCCGTAGCTCGCAAAGAGCATCCAGATCTCCAACTCGGTGGTCGCCCACGCGAAGCCGAGATACACCAGTGCGTATATCACCCAGCCCAGGAAGATGATCCACTTCCGTCCCAAGCGGTCCGAGAGGCCGCTGCCCGGAATCGAGCTCACGCTCTTTGTGACATGCAGGAGGCTCCACAGCAGAGGCAGGGCCGCCACCGAGACGCCAAGCTGGCGCGCCCGCAAGAGGAGAAACGCGTCGGTGGAGTTTCCGAGGGTGAAGATCAAGAGGGCGACAAAGAAGTTTCGTAGCGGACGTGACGGTGCCTGCCAGGTGCTGTTGGCTGGTGCAGGAGCGAGGGTGTGGCCGGGTTCTCGTACACCGAACGCCACGACGGCGAGGGCCAGCACCCCGGGAATGGACGCCAGTGCGAACACCAGGCGATAGCGTTCGGCAAATACGCTCATCAGGAGGAAGGCGATCAAGGGGCCGATGACGGCACCCAAGTGGTCCATGGCCCGATGGAACCCGAACGATCGCCCCCAGGCTGAAGCGGGGCTCGATTCGGCCAGTAAAGCGTCCCGCGGTGCCGCGCGCAGTCCCTTGCCGGTCCGGTCACTGAAGCGGAGAACCAATACATGCCAGGGGGCGGTGGCTGCTGCCACCAAGGGACGAGCCACGGTGGCAATGGCGTAGCCCGCCACCACTAAGCCTTTGCGCCGAGCCAGCCGGTCCGATAGCCGTCCCGACAGCAATTTGACCACGCTTGCTGTGCTGTCGGCGACGCCTTCGATCAGACCGATATAGGCCGGGCTGCTGCCCAGCACGATCGTCAGAAAGGTCGGCAGCAAGGGGTAAATCATCTCGCTGCTGATATCGTTGCAGAGGCTGGTGACGCCAAGGAGGACGATGTTCCGGTCTAATCCGAGAAGGTGGGGACGGCGCGGCATGCGCCGGACGTATAGCACATTGCGGCCCGACACCTGCCCGCCGTGGGGGCTGCAGAATTTTATTGCAAGACGGGATGCTCCCGTGCTAATCCACAACACGCAGCATGGCCGGGTGGTGACGCGACGACCTCGCTGGAGCCCGGAGTTTGCAGCAGCAGGCGGTCAGATCGGAGATGCGAAGCTGATGAAATTGCTGTCGCAAGACATTACGGAAGGACGTCTTCGCCCTGCACTCAAACCCGAAGAGCGCTTGCTCCTGGCCGTGGTG
This portion of the Candidatus Binatia bacterium genome encodes:
- a CDS encoding 2,3-bisphosphoglycerate-dependent phosphoglycerate mutase, producing MAVLVLVRHGESQWNLENRFTGWVDVPLTEKGREEARRAGEKIRQLRFEQAYTSVLQRATETLDIVLKVIGQEGIPVAYDQALNERHYGDLQGLNKAETAAKFGKEQVHIWRRSYDVSPPGGESLKGTAARTLPYFQTHILPDLRAGKNVLVSAHGNSLRSIVMELDHLTKEQVMELNIATGVPIVYEFGSDLSILSKRILDDC
- a CDS encoding MFS transporter, with product MPRRPHLLGLDRNIVLLGVTSLCNDISSEMIYPLLPTFLTIVLGSSPAYIGLIEGVADSTASVVKLLSGRLSDRLARRKGLVVAGYAIATVARPLVAAATAPWHVLVLRFSDRTGKGLRAAPRDALLAESSPASAWGRSFGFHRAMDHLGAVIGPLIAFLLMSVFAERYRLVFALASIPGVLALAVVAFGVREPGHTLAPAPANSTWQAPSRPLRNFFVALLIFTLGNSTDAFLLLRARQLGVSVAALPLLWSLLHVTKSVSSIPGSGLSDRLGRKWIIFLGWVIYALVYLGFAWATTELEIWMLFASYGLFFGLTEGTERALVADLAPTQRGAAFGYYHLIIGIAALPASVMFGLLWGWGGPALAFTVGAALAGLGAMVFVLLVPQRASQS